A genomic window from Tolypothrix sp. PCC 7910 includes:
- a CDS encoding filamentous hemagglutinin N-terminal domain-containing protein: MNQIQNWLQGNCVLVKRRRIKRAKCDRTSFQNGFWRLFAMITVQPKLILCSLILLSSTPAYSQINPDNTLGSESSRITPNVVINGANADRIDGGAVRGSNLFHSFTQFNINDGQRVYFGNPVGVQNIFTRVTGGQGSNILGTLGVIGSANLFLINPNGIVFGKNAQLDIGGAFTATTANSLLFPNGVEFSATNTQAPPLLTINVPIGLQFGSQPGSINSQAVNLLYVGSGSTLTFMGGEIDLNGSFLFAQNGQVKLAAVGGDTSVGLNVNGSSLDFKLPENFGRSPINFTNSRIIATGENSGIEIFGGKTGLSGNSSYLFSSNGGSIVVDATQLKLDNNAGIASATNGAAKGGDIQIQASDAVTLTNHAQIFSNNAATGAGGDITINAREITITGDGTVNNSSAIATLSSGKGNGGNLTFNAKESANFNGGLIALNTSAEGNGGNLTVRATDSVNITNQALLSLGSFSSGSTGNLRIETGTLRVQNTFLKQGGMRVFASDGGRAGSISIQARNAVEVAQSQIATSGMIITPPGSKTQATPGDVTIETQRLNLKDGGSISTATNYGNANAANILIKAGEYVEISGDNSGVLSSTSNGSGNGGNVTIETPRFTVSQGGKVDTSSLRSTGNAGNITIRAKDVDIDGFVFIPKGQLPTSAVEAILSDPITQQVLSQFGGISSVSGLSSDVLEGKANVRGGTITIDTERLRLSNGGNISTSVLLGQGQGGNLVVRATDYIDITGVGPQLINGSFKPSGLFADLQTGGIGSGGDIDITTGSLNLSNMGAVSATTFSQGNAGNIGIIAKQIDLRGISKIGTQVDSEAKGHAGNINIKTQLLNVQEESEISSATFGDGNAGNLTVQADNIILTGSNGEFASGLVSSVEEGANGKGGDIDIASNRLTLLDGAAIQSASFGSGDAGNIKINANFLEILGKDSAIASVTNVGNGGNIILEIGDLLLLRRGAFISTTAGRAQAGGNGGNITINSPFIVAVPNEDSDIFANAFTGKGGNINIGTQAIFGIAARPKPTNQSDITASSQLGVQGQIIFTQPQIQPPQKLIELPTGLVDATTKFAQTCPRGTNAKPLGSFVVTGRGSLPPNSFEPLTGTTSLSPLATLDGENADTKQRIVETDAQMQVYEGNSSQIVEAQGFVKTADGKIMLVAKAPTATPAATSSSAMCPVVQ; the protein is encoded by the coding sequence ATGAATCAGATACAGAACTGGCTCCAAGGTAATTGTGTCCTAGTGAAACGACGTAGAATAAAGCGAGCTAAATGCGATCGCACTTCTTTTCAAAATGGCTTTTGGCGACTATTCGCAATGATCACTGTGCAACCAAAGCTCATATTATGCAGCCTTATTCTGCTGAGTAGCACTCCAGCATACAGCCAAATCAATCCTGATAATACTTTAGGCTCAGAAAGTTCTCGCATTACACCCAATGTTGTAATTAATGGTGCAAATGCAGACAGAATTGACGGTGGTGCTGTACGTGGTAGTAATCTTTTTCATAGTTTTACTCAGTTTAATATTAATGATGGGCAACGAGTATATTTTGGCAACCCTGTGGGAGTACAAAATATTTTCACTAGGGTGACAGGCGGACAAGGCTCAAATATTTTGGGAACATTAGGAGTTATAGGAAGTGCCAATTTATTTCTCATCAATCCCAATGGCATTGTATTTGGTAAAAATGCTCAGTTAGATATTGGGGGAGCCTTTACAGCGACTACAGCAAATAGCTTACTCTTCCCCAATGGTGTTGAGTTTAGTGCCACTAATACTCAAGCACCACCTTTATTAACTATCAATGTTCCAATTGGCTTGCAGTTTGGTTCTCAACCTGGAAGTATTAATAGCCAAGCAGTTAATCTATTGTATGTTGGATCTGGTAGCACTCTAACATTTATGGGTGGTGAAATTGATTTGAATGGTAGTTTTTTATTCGCTCAAAATGGACAAGTAAAATTGGCAGCAGTTGGTGGAGATACATCTGTTGGATTGAATGTTAATGGCTCATCATTGGATTTTAAATTACCAGAAAATTTTGGACGCTCACCCATTAATTTCACAAATAGCAGAATTATCGCTACAGGTGAAAATAGTGGTATTGAAATATTTGGTGGAAAAACTGGCTTAAGCGGAAATAGTTCATATCTATTTAGTTCTAATGGCGGCTCTATTGTTGTTGATGCAACTCAATTGAAGTTAGACAACAACGCCGGAATTGCGAGCGCTACTAATGGTGCAGCTAAAGGTGGTGATATTCAAATTCAAGCCAGCGATGCAGTAACTCTTACTAATCATGCACAGATTTTTTCCAATAATGCTGCTACAGGTGCGGGTGGTGACATTACTATCAATGCCAGAGAAATCACAATTACTGGAGATGGAACAGTAAACAATAGTAGTGCAATTGCTACATTGAGCAGTGGTAAAGGTAATGGAGGAAATCTCACCTTCAATGCCAAGGAGTCAGCTAACTTCAATGGTGGTTTAATCGCCCTTAATACTAGCGCCGAAGGTAACGGAGGAAACTTAACTGTACGAGCTACAGATTCTGTCAATATCACTAACCAAGCTTTATTATCACTCGGCAGCTTTAGTTCCGGTTCAACAGGTAATCTGCGAATTGAAACTGGCACGTTGCGAGTTCAAAACACTTTCTTAAAACAGGGGGGAATGAGAGTATTTGCATCTGATGGTGGAAGAGCCGGATCTATTTCCATTCAGGCTCGCAATGCGGTTGAGGTGGCTCAAAGTCAGATAGCTACATCAGGTATGATTATCACACCACCCGGAAGTAAAACTCAAGCAACACCAGGGGATGTCACTATTGAAACCCAGCGGCTAAATCTTAAAGATGGGGGTTCTATTAGTACAGCTACTAATTATGGCAATGCAAATGCAGCTAACATTTTAATTAAAGCTGGTGAATATGTAGAGATTAGCGGTGACAATAGCGGGGTATTAAGCAGCACAAGCAATGGCTCAGGAAATGGGGGTAATGTCACGATTGAAACACCTAGATTCACTGTAAGCCAAGGAGGAAAGGTAGATACCTCATCCCTGCGAAGTACTGGGAATGCTGGAAATATTACCATCCGCGCCAAAGATGTGGACATAGATGGGTTCGTTTTTATACCCAAGGGACAGTTGCCTACATCTGCTGTAGAAGCAATTTTATCTGACCCCATAACACAACAAGTTTTGTCCCAATTTGGGGGAATTTCTTCTGTAAGTGGCTTATCCTCAGATGTACTTGAAGGTAAGGCAAATGTAAGAGGTGGCACCATAACTATTGACACAGAACGGTTGCGGTTGAGTAATGGTGGAAACATCTCTACTTCCGTACTTCTGGGACAGGGACAAGGAGGTAATTTGGTGGTTCGTGCCACTGATTACATTGATATTACTGGGGTTGGGCCACAACTAATAAATGGTTCATTTAAACCATCAGGTTTATTTGCCGACTTGCAAACAGGAGGTATTGGTTCTGGGGGTGATATTGACATTACAACAGGAAGTTTAAACCTCAGCAATATGGGAGCAGTTTCTGCCACCACATTCAGTCAAGGTAATGCAGGAAATATTGGAATTATCGCCAAGCAAATTGATTTACGCGGAATTAGTAAGATTGGTACTCAGGTTGACAGCGAAGCTAAAGGCCATGCAGGCAATATTAACATCAAAACTCAACTATTAAATGTACAAGAAGAATCGGAGATATCATCAGCAACCTTCGGAGATGGAAACGCGGGGAATTTAACAGTACAAGCTGATAATATTATCCTGACTGGTTCAAACGGTGAGTTTGCATCTGGCTTAGTATCGTCAGTTGAAGAAGGGGCTAACGGTAAAGGAGGCGATATAGATATTGCTAGTAATCGCCTGACTTTACTTGATGGGGCTGCAATTCAGTCTGCCAGTTTTGGTAGTGGTGACGCAGGAAATATTAAAATTAATGCTAATTTTCTAGAGATTCTTGGTAAAGATAGTGCGATCGCATCTGTCACAAATGTAGGTAATGGTGGAAACATCATCCTCGAAATTGGTGATTTATTATTGTTGCGTCGTGGTGCGTTCATTTCCACCACCGCAGGTAGGGCACAAGCAGGTGGCAATGGCGGTAACATCACTATCAATTCGCCTTTCATTGTTGCCGTACCCAACGAAGACAGCGATATCTTTGCTAATGCTTTCACTGGTAAAGGCGGTAATATTAACATCGGCACTCAGGCTATTTTTGGTATTGCAGCCCGTCCCAAGCCTACAAATCAAAGCGATATCACTGCAAGTTCTCAATTAGGCGTACAGGGACAAATCATCTTCACTCAACCACAAATCCAACCTCCACAAAAGCTCATCGAACTACCAACAGGATTAGTTGATGCGACTACAAAATTTGCCCAAACTTGCCCCAGAGGGACAAATGCAAAACCTTTGGGTAGCTTTGTCGTCACGGGACGCGGTAGTTTACCACCCAATTCTTTTGAACCATTAACAGGTACAACTAGCCTCAGTCCCTTAGCTACTTTGGATGGGGAAAATGCTGATACTAAGCAGCGCATTGTTGAGACTGACGCACAGATGCAAGTATATGAGGGGAATTCCTCACAAATTGTTGAGGCGCAAGGTTTCGTGAAAACTGCTGACGGTAAGATAATGCTAGTTGCCAAAGCGCCAACAGCAACACCTGCGGCTACAAGTAGTTCTGCGATGTGTCCAGTAGTTCAGTAA
- a CDS encoding CHAT domain-containing protein has protein sequence MKRIKRFVVLMAIALLLSMTSPGLAQVTNIAQVPSLSVEQQARNSYAKGQFTEAAQLFQQAAKGYQAAKDPIRQALSLSNLSLCYQQLGQWDDANRAITESVDILNTIKDTKAEKSLALAQALDIRGGLQLARGQAEAAFKSWEGATSLYSQLNKPNKALTSQVNQAQAFQNLGLYKKAISLLETALKLPQIYNNNIEQLKPAIEKVAATPETATALRTLGESLRVVGSFDPANLILSRSLAIAQQLKLPEIVTLNQISLGNLTRAQISLNKANKTEIDPQTALNYYQQAAASGIPDLKVQAQVNQLSLLVETKQLDAAKALLPQVQQQIAALPASRSAIASRVNLAQTMIQMQKQAVGQIDWEEIAKLLAIAVKQAKDLGDVRIQADAIGSLGHVYEQKQQWADAEKLTQQAVQLGQQINAGDIAYRWQWQLGRVLKAQDKTESAIAAYKEAVGTIKSLRADLAAANPDLQFSFREAVEPIHRQLVALLVESNQKDNLKTARDVIEGLQLVELDNFFREACLNGNPAQIDQVDRKAAVIYPIILENQLAIIASLPNSQNKAETKDSRDFRYYKTPISRDEIEKRASRLRRSLNQDTVLDLTLPQLQKMYDLVVRPEAEDLAASQVETLVFVLDGVLRNIPIAALHDGKQYLVEKYSIALTPGLQLLAPRSLKQERLGALVGGLSEARSGFEALPNVEQEVKKIKSELPAEVLINQKFTSSAFQSQIAAVSFPIVHLATHGQFSSQADETFILTWDGKIKVNELSGVLKTVEVSRSNSLELLVLSACETAAGDDRSALGLAGVAVRSGARSTVATLWRVDDQATAQLMSNFYDQLVKAKQTGISKAEALRLAQIAILKNPDYQSPYFWGAFVLLGNWT, from the coding sequence ATGAAAAGGATTAAAAGGTTTGTGGTGTTGATGGCGATCGCACTTTTATTATCCATGACATCGCCAGGGTTAGCGCAAGTGACAAATATTGCTCAAGTTCCGAGTTTATCGGTGGAACAGCAGGCGCGAAATTCATACGCTAAAGGGCAGTTTACAGAGGCGGCGCAGTTGTTTCAACAAGCAGCTAAAGGTTATCAAGCTGCTAAAGATCCGATTCGTCAGGCGTTGAGTTTGAGTAATCTATCGCTGTGTTATCAACAGTTGGGACAGTGGGATGATGCGAACCGGGCAATTACAGAAAGTGTTGATATTTTAAATACTATAAAAGATACAAAAGCAGAGAAATCATTGGCTTTGGCTCAAGCTTTAGATATTCGAGGTGGGTTACAATTAGCGCGCGGTCAAGCTGAGGCGGCTTTTAAATCTTGGGAAGGTGCGACATCTTTATATAGTCAGTTAAATAAACCAAATAAGGCGCTGACGAGTCAAGTTAACCAAGCACAGGCTTTTCAAAATTTAGGTCTTTATAAAAAAGCAATTTCTCTACTGGAAACAGCGTTAAAGTTACCGCAGATTTATAATAATAATATTGAACAACTCAAGCCAGCGATAGAAAAAGTCGCTGCAACACCAGAAACAGCAACGGCGTTAAGAACTTTGGGTGAGTCGCTGCGGGTTGTGGGGAGTTTTGACCCAGCTAATTTAATTTTGTCACGCAGTTTAGCGATCGCACAGCAGTTAAAGTTACCTGAAATCGTTACTCTCAACCAAATCAGCCTCGGTAATCTCACCCGCGCGCAAATCAGCTTGAATAAAGCTAACAAGACTGAGATTGATCCTCAAACTGCACTCAATTACTACCAACAAGCCGCCGCTTCTGGAATACCAGATTTAAAGGTGCAAGCGCAAGTTAATCAACTCAGTTTGCTGGTGGAGACGAAGCAGTTAGATGCAGCCAAAGCATTGTTACCACAGGTACAACAACAAATTGCAGCGCTACCTGCTAGCCGGAGTGCGATCGCATCACGGGTAAATTTGGCGCAAACAATGATACAAATGCAAAAGCAAGCAGTTGGGCAGATTGACTGGGAAGAAATCGCTAAACTGCTGGCAATAGCAGTGAAACAAGCCAAAGATTTAGGAGATGTACGGATACAAGCTGATGCCATAGGTAGTTTAGGTCATGTTTACGAACAGAAACAACAGTGGGCAGATGCAGAAAAATTAACTCAACAAGCAGTGCAATTAGGGCAACAAATCAACGCTGGAGATATCGCCTACCGTTGGCAATGGCAATTAGGTAGAGTGTTGAAAGCTCAAGATAAAACAGAAAGTGCGATCGCAGCTTATAAAGAAGCCGTCGGTACAATCAAATCTCTCCGTGCAGACTTAGCCGCCGCTAATCCCGATTTGCAATTTTCCTTCCGCGAAGCCGTTGAACCTATTCACCGTCAACTCGTCGCCTTGCTTGTAGAATCAAATCAAAAAGATAATTTAAAGACAGCGCGAGATGTGATTGAAGGGTTGCAATTAGTCGAACTCGATAACTTTTTCCGCGAAGCTTGTCTGAATGGAAACCCGGCACAAATAGATCAAGTTGATAGAAAAGCCGCAGTCATTTACCCGATTATTCTAGAAAATCAACTCGCAATTATTGCCAGTTTACCCAACTCCCAAAACAAAGCCGAAACCAAAGATAGCCGCGATTTTCGCTACTATAAAACTCCTATCAGCCGCGACGAAATTGAGAAGCGCGCATCTCGTCTCCGCAGAAGTCTAAACCAAGATACAGTACTTGACCTGACACTGCCGCAACTGCAAAAAATGTATGATTTAGTAGTTCGCCCAGAAGCAGAGGACTTAGCCGCGAGTCAGGTAGAGACATTGGTATTTGTCTTAGATGGAGTTTTGCGGAACATTCCCATAGCAGCACTGCATGATGGTAAACAATATCTTGTGGAGAAATACAGCATAGCTCTCACACCAGGATTACAATTATTAGCACCGCGATCGCTAAAACAAGAACGCTTAGGAGCCTTGGTCGGTGGACTGAGTGAAGCGCGTTCGGGATTTGAAGCCCTACCCAATGTTGAGCAAGAAGTCAAAAAAATCAAATCGGAACTACCTGCTGAAGTTCTAATTAACCAAAAATTTACTAGTTCCGCCTTTCAATCTCAAATTGCTGCAGTTTCTTTCCCCATTGTTCATTTAGCAACCCACGGACAATTTAGTTCCCAAGCCGATGAAACATTTATTCTCACCTGGGATGGCAAAATCAAAGTTAACGAACTCAGTGGTGTATTAAAAACAGTCGAAGTATCCCGCAGCAACTCCCTGGAACTTCTAGTACTCAGCGCTTGCGAAACCGCAGCCGGTGATGATCGTTCCGCCCTAGGATTAGCAGGTGTAGCAGTACGTTCTGGCGCACGAAGTACAGTAGCAACTCTCTGGCGCGTTGATGATCAAGCAACCGCACAACTCATGAGCAACTTTTACGATCAACTAGTCAAAGCCAAGCAAACAGGTATCTCCAAGGCCGAAGCCCTGCGACTTGCTCAAATTGCCATTTTAAAGAACCCAGACTATCAATCACCCTACTTCTGGGGAGCCTTTGTATTGCTAGGAAATTGGACTTAG
- a CDS encoding sensor histidine kinase yields the protein MLEDLYTPEQLSQMHQQLWQCVLEFANLSAAQERNRIARELHDSLGHALTALNIQLQTASKLCKPDPNQAQEFLDEAHKLVAIATQEVRQSVKALRSDPLAGKSLETLIESLVRDFHLTTGIVPEVEMNLAIALSPHFTAPLYRIIQEALNNIRKYAQATAVQIHLSTTANGVYLTIQDNGRGFDAQKVANGYGLRGMQERIAVLQGHFQLVSQPGAGCCITVEIPMQIYNIHEITNNLGAIRELPQLPQMPHKLDEIPEIPQIPQIQELSNISLIPEISIPLESKPILQYQQVTIGEWQPLNLHEWLEDRG from the coding sequence TTGCTAGAAGATCTGTATACACCGGAACAACTCAGTCAGATGCATCAGCAGTTGTGGCAGTGCGTCTTGGAATTTGCTAATCTTTCAGCCGCGCAAGAACGCAACCGCATTGCGCGAGAGTTACATGATTCTCTCGGACACGCCCTCACAGCGCTGAACATTCAATTACAAACAGCAAGTAAACTTTGCAAACCCGATCCCAATCAAGCCCAAGAGTTTCTGGATGAAGCACATAAATTAGTTGCGATCGCAACTCAAGAAGTGCGGCAATCGGTGAAAGCTTTACGCAGCGATCCCCTGGCTGGCAAATCTCTCGAAACTCTTATTGAATCGTTAGTCCGCGATTTTCATCTAACCACTGGGATTGTACCCGAAGTTGAGATGAATTTAGCGATCGCTTTATCGCCACACTTCACTGCTCCTCTTTATCGCATTATCCAAGAAGCACTCAACAATATTCGTAAATATGCCCAAGCAACGGCAGTACAAATTCATCTTTCCACAACAGCAAATGGAGTATATTTAACCATTCAAGATAACGGACGGGGATTTGATGCCCAAAAAGTAGCCAATGGTTACGGACTGCGGGGAATGCAAGAACGCATCGCTGTTTTACAAGGACATTTTCAATTAGTATCGCAGCCTGGAGCAGGTTGTTGCATAACTGTTGAAATCCCTATGCAAATATATAATATTCACGAAATAACTAATAATTTAGGTGCAATTCGGGAACTACCACAACTCCCCCAAATGCCTCATAAATTAGATGAAATACCCGAAATACCTCAAATACCTCAAATACAAGAACTATCAAACATATCACTAATACCTGAAATATCTATTCCCCTAGAATCAAAGCCCATACTCCAATACCAACAAGTAACAATTGGTGAATGGCAACCGCTCAATTTACATGAATGGTTAGAAGATAGGGGTTAG
- a CDS encoding histidine kinase dimerization/phosphoacceptor domain-containing protein has product MIPVLLLTLGCLILVWQLVNARSIYREKSQQLVLIKDKNYELINLYKGLGQSMMALNIQLQAAQKLWAVKPMEAQESLTEAYQLSGELMREVRQIVRSMDTVNTVVCLESNPSQDFQNCWTYFIQPTYEKSDILPNIRLLVSENRKINHDQ; this is encoded by the coding sequence ATGATTCCTGTTCTGTTGTTGACACTGGGGTGCTTGATACTAGTTTGGCAATTAGTAAATGCACGATCAATATATCGAGAGAAATCTCAACAATTAGTTTTAATTAAAGATAAAAATTATGAATTAATTAATTTGTATAAAGGCTTAGGTCAGTCGATGATGGCTTTAAATATCCAACTGCAAGCAGCGCAAAAACTGTGGGCAGTCAAACCAATGGAAGCACAAGAATCGCTGACTGAAGCTTACCAATTAAGTGGAGAATTGATGAGAGAAGTCCGACAAATTGTCAGAAGTATGGATACAGTAAATACTGTAGTTTGCTTAGAGTCAAACCCAAGCCAAGATTTCCAAAATTGTTGGACTTACTTTATTCAACCCACCTATGAAAAATCTGATATACTGCCCAATATCAGGCTTTTAGTCTCAGAAAATAGAAAAATTAACCATGACCAATAA
- a CDS encoding response regulator transcription factor, translating to MIRLLLVDDQSLVRQGLKAMLSLESDLEIVGMAENGEEAIAQVEQLQPDVVLMDVRMPVMNGATATRIICEKFPQVKVLVLSTYDDDHDVNEAIRSGAKGYLLKDMPSEELVNAIRSVHRGYAQLAPGLLERVIMQKQAQPTPPQPVHPALSSLTPRELDVAKLVAVGATNQEIAQQLFISESTVKTHINSIFNRLNIKNRAQLAIYANSVCSPGL from the coding sequence ATGATTCGCTTATTACTTGTAGATGACCAAAGTTTAGTTCGCCAAGGTCTGAAAGCAATGCTGAGTTTAGAATCAGACTTAGAAATTGTGGGTATGGCAGAAAATGGAGAAGAGGCAATTGCACAAGTTGAACAATTACAACCAGATGTTGTATTAATGGATGTGCGAATGCCAGTGATGAATGGTGCCACTGCTACCCGTATCATCTGTGAAAAATTTCCTCAAGTCAAAGTTTTAGTTTTAAGTACTTACGATGATGACCATGATGTGAATGAAGCCATTCGCTCTGGTGCAAAAGGTTATCTTTTAAAAGATATGCCTTCAGAAGAACTTGTTAACGCGATTCGCAGCGTTCATCGCGGATATGCACAACTTGCACCTGGGCTGTTAGAGAGAGTGATTATGCAAAAACAAGCCCAACCAACGCCTCCTCAACCTGTTCATCCAGCATTATCTTCATTAACACCCAGAGAATTAGATGTAGCGAAGTTAGTTGCAGTTGGTGCAACGAATCAAGAAATCGCTCAACAGCTATTTATTTCAGAAAGTACAGTTAAAACGCATATTAATAGCATTTTTAATCGCCTGAACATTAAAAATCGCGCCCAACTAGCGATTTATGCCAATTCTGTTTGTTCACCTGGCCTATAA
- the murD gene encoding UDP-N-acetylmuramoyl-L-alanine--D-glutamate ligase: protein MPRSAVIGLGKSGIAAARLLRREGWEVVLSDSNTSETLLKQQQELATENITVKLGYSLEFNTADLPQLIVVSPGVPWDIPVLVKARELGIETIGEMELAWQYLQTRPWVGITGTNGKTTTTALIAAIFQAAGLDAPACGNIGYAACEVALAAKQPDWVIGEISSYQIESSVTLAPRIGVWTTFTPDHLSRHKTLDNYYKIKAKLLHKSQLQIFNGDDAHLSKVGLSDWPDAYWTSVKGKDYLIGDKGFYIEDGWVIEQLSATSTPEPIVEVSALRMVGEHNQQNLLMAVAAARLAQIDRDAISRAISEFPGVAHRLEHICTWEGIDFINDSKATNYDAAEVGLASVKSPAILIAGGEAKAGDDTGWLAKIQAKAAAVLLIGNAAPAFAQRLQEVGYANYEIVETMDKAIPQAAELAKKHQAAVVLLSPACASFDQYPNFEVRGDHFRQLCLDWAGKKPVKN from the coding sequence ATGCCTAGATCTGCTGTCATTGGATTAGGAAAATCCGGTATTGCTGCGGCAAGATTGTTGCGAAGGGAAGGCTGGGAGGTAGTGCTAAGTGATAGCAACACCTCCGAAACCCTCCTCAAACAACAACAAGAACTTGCTACAGAAAACATAACTGTAAAACTGGGGTATTCCCTAGAATTCAACACAGCTGATTTACCGCAATTAATAGTGGTCAGTCCTGGTGTACCTTGGGATATTCCGGTATTAGTTAAAGCCAGAGAATTAGGTATTGAAACTATCGGGGAAATGGAGTTAGCTTGGCAATATTTGCAAACTCGCCCTTGGGTAGGAATTACTGGCACAAATGGTAAAACTACAACCACGGCTTTAATTGCAGCAATTTTTCAAGCTGCGGGTTTAGATGCCCCAGCCTGCGGTAACATTGGCTATGCTGCTTGCGAAGTTGCTTTAGCTGCAAAACAGCCAGATTGGGTAATAGGAGAAATCAGTAGTTATCAAATAGAATCTTCTGTAACTCTAGCTCCGAGAATTGGTGTTTGGACAACCTTTACACCCGATCATCTAAGCCGCCATAAAACTTTAGATAATTACTACAAAATTAAAGCCAAGCTATTACATAAATCGCAATTACAAATATTCAATGGCGATGATGCCCATCTGAGTAAAGTAGGATTAAGTGATTGGCCTGATGCCTATTGGACAAGCGTCAAAGGTAAAGATTATCTAATTGGCGACAAAGGCTTTTACATTGAAGATGGTTGGGTAATAGAACAATTATCTGCCACCTCCACACCAGAACCGATTGTAGAAGTATCAGCTTTGCGAATGGTGGGAGAACATAACCAGCAAAACCTGCTCATGGCTGTTGCAGCCGCAAGATTAGCACAAATTGATCGTGATGCGATTTCCCGCGCTATTAGCGAATTTCCTGGTGTAGCCCATCGTTTAGAACATATCTGCACTTGGGAAGGCATAGATTTTATCAACGATAGCAAAGCCACCAACTACGATGCGGCGGAAGTTGGTTTAGCATCGGTGAAAAGTCCAGCGATTTTAATTGCTGGTGGTGAAGCCAAAGCTGGCGATGACACAGGTTGGCTAGCCAAGATTCAAGCTAAAGCCGCTGCTGTTTTACTAATTGGTAACGCCGCCCCAGCATTTGCCCAACGTCTGCAAGAGGTGGGGTATGCTAATTATGAAATTGTGGAAACGATGGATAAGGCAATTCCCCAAGCCGCAGAATTAGCCAAAAAGCACCAAGCTGCTGTAGTGCTGCTTTCTCCAGCTTGCGCTAGTTTTGACCAATATCCTAATTTTGAAGTACGGGGCGATCATTTCCGCCAGCTTTGCTTAGATTGGGCGGGAAAAAAACCAGTTAAAAATTAA